TCGGATCGGACTACATGTGCTACCACCATTTTCATCCTCAAAAACATAATTAACTACCTTCTCTGACTTGCACATTTATTTATAAAGATAAAGAAATAAGTTGAAAAAACGTGTACtaaggaaaaatatatatattatactaGCAAGGAAAGAATGCTTACTAAGGAAAAAATAATGGGCCTATTTGACAAGCAaatttttgatcaaatttgtctattacaagttttttaacaactttagtcacagtaactttaaaaaatttatcaaaattttaaaaaatatacacttcaaaatattcaaaattttttataactTCTACAATaaactacagtaaaattttagacaatcACCCAAAAAAACTTATTCGTCAAACGGGACTAATATTATGCTAGCTAGGACAAAATGTGTACTAAGGAAAAAATAAGTACTTGCATTCTTGCACAATGAAATTCAATTCaactgaaaaaagaaagaaagaaaaaatgttacAAGAACTCTAGCATTGCAAGTGAAACAGTCAAGAAAGGCAGGTTTGATATTTAATGGTGCACTGAATTGAACTAGCTAGAGATGATGTACCACCTCCCACTGGTCCTTATGGGCATTGTACTTAGTCAAGCAAACCAATGCTCCAACGCCATTCTCATGAATCATTATATTATCACAGAAAAGAAAGGGATTGAGAGTGGAGAACGAGGAAGCACGACAATGAATGCAAGCATACGATCGGCGTCTGAAGATGGGAAGAAAAAAGTGCATACATTGAATTCCATAAAACCCCAGGCCAACATCTCATGAGTTTGCCAGTTTGGAATTCAGGACTCGTCCTCCCTAACCTTAAAGCTTCCGAACCACCTTCCATGGCACAATCAAAGCACACTGTGCCAGTGGTGGCGCAAGCAAACTTCTTTTCCAATACTCAACACTTCAACTATATTCATTCCATGCTTCAATCAAAGCACATTTTGCCTGTGGCGGAACAAGCAAACTTGTCTTCCAATGCTCAATACTTCAACTAGATTCATTAGGATTGCACCAACATTTAACTCAATAATAGCTAGTAATATATGTACCCAGACAcatcaaacaaaaaaagaatccaacaaaaaagaaaaaactgaaatagcaaattAAAACGATACCAAGTCTTAGAATACAACATGAAATCTAAAGAAAGTCCTGACTTAGTTAAACTGATTAAAGACTAAAACTAGAACTGAAATTTCCCTCACAACCCCATCTCAACTCTTCTTAAACCTTCTCCTTCTACTTACAAgcaatatgtaatatataacaTATGAGTAACAAAATAAACCCTCCATTATAGTGGCCAACTAGAAATAGATAACCATAATGATTCTTCCCCTCTTCAgctaccattttttttccttttctttaactAGGGTTTCTTACCAAGGGTATGCTTGTTATTATGCATCCAAACTTTAAGCACCTGCCTTTTGATTCCAAGCTCATTGCATAATTGCTGCACCACTTCTTCGTCTTGCTTTTGAATCTTCCACCCCAACTTTTCAGCTAAATCTGACATCTTCTCCTTCTGCTCCTGGCTAAATTTGGTCCGAAACCGCTTTTTCGACGACCCCACAAACcctccaccaccaccgccaCTCCCGCCGCCGCCGCTGGTGTTCATGTTTGACATGTCCTCGTGCTCCCCTCCACCGGAAATCGAAGGCAGGGCTAGCGGCCTATTCTGCTGGGGAGGTGACACGTGGAGGTACCCCGATGGGGTACGGTAAGTTAAAAGTTGCGGCGGAGGCGGCGGCGGTTGCTGGTGGTAGTGGTGGTGGTATAAATGAAAAGGGTCGTGGGGGGGCAGGCCGGGGAGGGCTTCTTTGCGGTGGAAGTTACGATGGCAGTTGCAGGCGGCGCATTTGAGTGCGTCGAGTGTTCCTTCAGCTCCAGCAGCTAAGAACTCGCCGCAGCCATCGACGGCGTGGCCGCCAATGCCGACGGCATGGTTCTTTAAGCATTCTCGGTACCTGGGCTTTCTCTGGGAGGTTGGCTCAGCTGACATTTCCACTGGGCTTGGTACTTTGTTGGAGACCCGAGTGGAGTTCGAGTTGCCCAGTGAGTCGTAACTCGGACCCAGCTCCATCTCAACTCCTTCATTCTCTTCTTGATCCTCAAACTCCATGTTTTCTTAGCTAAATTGACTACCTAATTATCTCCCAAGTCACTACTTTTTTGTATCTGTATAAATAGTTGACAGTACTTACTCTAACTTAAACCCTAGGAGAGAGAGTTACCGTCTACCTGAAAATGCCTTATCTTTTAACTCATGGAATTAGGATGATAAGACAAATGAGAAATTGTGGACAAAAATCTTCTTCATCATGGGCTCAACTTATCTAATCTGTTTATCCTACATTAAATGTATTTTAAATTAAATGCCTTTGTATTTATCCTGTTatataataaaagaaaagcaCGCATATGTATTGGGATCTGTAATAGAATAATACTAGTTAGTTTTAAATGAAAAGTAATGCAAGTATTcagtattcttttttttttttttttactatttcaAGTGTATTTAATGTAAGATGAAAAGCATATTTTGCAGTTTTAAACGTTCTATACAGCGCGATTATATTCATTTGAACAAATTGTAACTCTATTTCATTAATAGTATAAATTATCTTAAACATAGGCCTTATTTGGCAGACaagttttttaccaagtttgtctgctacaaatttttcaaaaactttaattacagcaatctttaaaaatttttgaactatacacttcaaaatattaaaaaaaaacacacatttaaaaattttttaaaaacttctacagcaAATTTTTagacaaacatccaaaaaactcacttatCAAACGGGGCCATCCACAATTTAAGCATAAACACTTATTTGCGAGTTTCATATTTGACGTTGAAAATAATGTACATCacatttttaaatttcaaaattcgGCCAATCAAAATCATGGGCCTTCTGACCAAAATGTCTCTAATTCAACATTTGCTTAGGAGTTCGGACCAATATGCTATTCGAGATCGAAGATTGAAAATTGAACTACAGATTCTACTTTCACcccaaaaaaattacaaaatctaCTATTAGTGCATGAAAACACACTATGTGCACTACATAGTACTCCGATGTACCAGTACCAGTCATTGATTATCAAATAAAAATGATAAAGTCATCTTTCACCTGATAGGCTCTCACCTTCACTTGAACAAAGATTATCAATATCACACAACTATTATTTGGTTTAATATATGCAACCGTTACGGAAGATCATATTGATATATCAATATATATGGATTGTTTAGCGTATCTAACCGTTTTAAACATTACGATGTACCATATACTCATATCAAGTGATGCAAATGGAATATCTAATATTTCCTTATAATAGATCATGGATGAGCTTACTTcaatcttccttctttttttttttttttttgggttgtttcACAAACCAGCACTTAGAAATTAATTCTTTCTGTCTTTCCTTCCAGAAAGAATTCCATGGTCACCGGCTACTGCCGGTAGGGAATTAGGGAGTAAAATTGCCACACTGTTTTAATCTCtcagtcattttgtttttctcaCTTTCCAGCGAAGTGTAAAATAGTACCTAGTGCAGACACAGAGTATGTGGTGCAGTACAGTACTATCAGTTTTGCAGAGAAAagcagcccaaaaaaaaaaaaaaaaattcacaaaagaaATTTAAGCCACGCGCTTTTCCTCATTCTCGCGTCATCATTCATCACAAAGTTCATAACTGATGCGCACGCATTTCCGTACCAAACGATTGAAGTGACGTCTGCATGGGTCCACACTGCTACAATCAGGAGTCAGGAGAAGGAGGCGCGTGGATAGCGGCGCGTTAACAAAATACATAGTAAGCCGTGGAAGAAGAGGGTGGTAAGTTGGGTTGAGAGATGCAACAAATTACTTTAATACTCAAGTCGAGTTCAATTTGATAAGAATTTATTTTGCGTTTGGTTTGTTAATTACTCAAATCAAAGATGAAGAATAATATTTTATGGTTGATAACATTCAAATTccataaaaaaattcatttagatttgattcaacaaaaaaaattaaaattgaacaaaatttcaatttttttaaaataataaaattgctcTAGTGATTATGGTCATTGAACAAAATTTTAACTTcgttaaaataataaaattcattATGGTCATTTACACCCTAGTGATAGTGTCTCTAGTCATGGTGGGTTACCAAGGAAGCCAACTCAGGATTTACCCAGTAAAACTTTGTTGGAATTTAAGGGAGTGGTGTTGTATTATAAAAAAAGTTAGGTTAAATTACCCAAGAAATTTCCTAAAGTATAAAATATAATCATTAGCTTTtaattctttatttattttaagtttTAAATTAACCtctcaataataataaaaatgtcaAATTTTATTGCTCCTATTTTTGAAACTATGGGTATCATAAATTCTTAGATGTAAGAGAATTgggtaaaaaatgaaaaaatcccCTGTGGTAAATCTAATACATAGAAAAATCCCCcatgatttcaaaatatacaacacgacccctcatgttttgaactaaatttaaAGGTAAcggaatccattaaatttaatggaaatagacgaaatgaccaaaatgccctaATATAATTAAGTAaaagacagctcaaaaaaaatcatttgttttattttctaaatagagagaattgagggttaagggTTAGAATagatatatttgataaaaattaggtataaatttttttttttagattccaaaaagtcatttccgttaagtttatcGGATTCCGccacctttacaatttaattcaaagcatgaggtgtcgtattgtatattttgaaattataggggggcttttctgtgtattaggtttaccacaggaattttttttattttttatccaagATAATTATACAAGAGAATATACGCATTATTTACTACCCAAAAAAATGCACTATTAAGTCATACATAAATACTATAATACTAAAATTGAATATTAGAACCATAGGAACAATAGATTTAAAAATTAGAACAATAATGTAAAGAAATCAAGAGTTGTTTTTTATATGCATTTTATTGGCAAATGAATATGTATTTGCCCACATTCTATTTTGCACAGCAATTTGtgataaaatggaaaaattattcCTTTTAAGGACATGTTCTCAACAAAATTTTCATGTGATgttaaaaaatttgttatatgatGTGCTTTTCCTTTCAACTTTGACTTGTTTTAagttcaaaaaaaatcaaaattagaagTCACAAGacatttgtttttcaaattttaattaattttgaattttcaaaaatcaactATTATAAAAAGCAAAATCAATTGTGCAACAGGTCCAaggatgcgtttgataaaactgaagcttgaaaactgaaatctaaagtctgaatctattaaattattgaattgttaaatactaaatctgatacatttgagtgtatatcacattcaataataagtgaatagtttatcacttaattttggagaCAAGTTTTGCCTAAACAATTCAATGCCAcctaattaatttagatgttttATTTTTGGTATTAAACATGTCTAAACATATtaaagatctgaatccattaaatttaagtgttgaactGTGTTATCAAACGGGACCTAAGTCTAGCTTGCATTTGAACTAAAGAAAGGCaaattttcattatttaaaggaaaaatagttcaaaacgTTTCTCATATTTTGCCAAATGAATTCTTTCATCATTCACATAAAAATGGTAACTTTACTTATCTTACAAAATTAAGTCAATAAAATTTGGTTCAAAcgtaaattttttttgtcactttttGCCTGGAATTCATTACGTGTTGTGCACATGATCATCTATATTTAAGGGCAAAAAATTTAGATTCCATTTATGACTCaatctatatttatttttagctCTAAAAAGGTAACGTCTAACTCGAACCATATCCATATTTTTCTCTTAAAAATGTGGGATCAAATCCAATCCATATTTATTTTTGCAACAAATAATGGGATACAACTTTTTGTGCATAAAAATAACTGCATGTAGGTCACAAGTTGATTTAATGTTTAAAGATGGtcgaaaattttgtttaaaacataattttactaatttgaatttgtaagaaACATAAcattaacattttaaaaataaatgacgttttgaacgatttttatttatttaaaaatcacTGAGAAATTAAAATCCAGACTGTGACAATAACGTCACCAACCATCTTTAATATCACCCGTGTTAATTAAAATGAAGCCTacaattttgtgattgtgagtAATGGGGTGAAAATGGGTGGCTGGAATTTGTGTTCCGAGGTTGCGTCTAAAGGTTGAAAAGTGGGAATTTTCTGCACTGTTAAAAAATGAGAGGAAGACGAGTAGAAGACGTCAACAGAAACAGATGCGTTTTTGCTGAAAAATATGTGTATTTAATGTTGTTCGGTGCAAACATACTGTGCGATACAAGGTTTGGTTGATAAATTTCACGCGTTGTGATGGTCAGGGTGTTTTTCACGCGCTAAGGATTTTATCAGattattgttttttttcaacaataaacatTTAACAGGGAAAAAGCTGAACTACACTTAAAGGCACACCAAAGAGAGTCTCACTCAACCTAAGAGGGGATTCACGGAACTTCATCATCCAGGCAATTGCTGACTGGAGGAAAGTTCTGAGGACCTTTAAGTGTTGCTACTCACCCatattgggtttgtttggattataagttatttgggatatttttactgtagcactttttgtgatgtaatgtatgtgagataaaaagataattgagaagataaaaatgtgtattggaaattgtaatgatgatgtaagcaaataaaattaagaaaataatgctcaatccaaacaaaccataaATTTCGATGCGGGACAACTCCTAAGGGGAGCAATTTTATCAGATTATTGGAAAGAGAATTTAGTACGAGGAAGCAAGGAACAAGCGTTTAATGGTATAGAATCAACTACTAGTCATTATTGTATCGTAGTTTCCTGATGAATTGTGAGaaaataaattttcattttctcacacaaatttatttacttaaatcataaaagtatttttaacaattttttttcatatatattacatcaaaaaaaaaaaagtatcacagtagtattattttgaaaaattatttcaaataatctctttATCTAGACACCCGTTGTCTAAAGGAAGTAACAATTTGCTAAGTTGTCACTTCCATTGCCTAAGTTGAACATATTACACTGATGATTTGTTATCGTGAATGTACAATAATATGCTTTATGTATTAAATGGTTGCCCAATGCTCAATCAGTCAATCATGCAGCATGTTTTGTTTTTATGTGCTTTCACGATATGACAATATGATGAGAGGGGTACCCACTAGGGTTTGCAGATGCCATGGGGTTGATTAGAGCAAATTATGTGAGTATTAATGCTTGAGGTCTCCTTCAAAGGAGAAAAGATGGACTTGTAGTTACTACAACTTCTGACCTATATATGTAATAACCAATACCCAAAACTTCTCaaacattaaaaacaaaaaagtaccaacaaaagaaaaaaaaaaacaatagaaATCCGAAACCCTCCTGATCTTTGGAGCACAAGCACATTAAATCACACATAAGTTTGTTGCACCTTATAACTAAAAATACTACTACTTTTAGTCGACCAATCAAAATATTTACTCATTATGAGGTTGCAGTGACTTATGGAAAAATACTAACGTCATAGAACTTTGAATGGTGGTACTAATTAAGCACTTAAGCATGTTATTTGGATGCCCACTCAGGTAAGTGCTTATATTCTTAGAGaatgtgtaatttttaatttttgagatGCATTTATGTCCTTATCCAGTTcgtaatttatgataaaaaaaaaaatgacccaaaatttTTGAACAAGTACTTTTAAAAGTTCCAAATATGAGTTTTTGTTAAAAGCACTTTCAGTGTTTTAATTTTTACTCATAAATTTATGAAATGATGTTCATCAAATATCTCAAAAGCACCTCTATCATCCAATAGTatgtttttaataaaaaaaaaatacagcagTCTCAAATAGATAGACGGTAAGACACACTTTGGAATAGGCTCTAAGACTCTTGTATTCCTTCAGCTGAGTAAAAGGCAAAGTCATTAagtaaaacacacaaaaaacaagaaaattgattgTTCATTTTCGTAACCTTATTTGGaaagccaatttttttttcaaaaatttttatatttttcgtgaatatatttatcaataattattttatctcatATGTATCAAATTGCTATAATATgtttttttctacaaaaactctaAAAAATAGCAACCAAAATGGCCATCCAAAAAAAATGTGGAGTTAAAACTGAAAAGAGGTGATTATATTCAGCAATGAAACAGATCTTTTTTGGTCCTAAAAAAGTGAAGCTAATTTTATCCTGTTTTCAGACAGAAAGAATGGGGTTCATGTGTTTCCTTGAACTGCCAACCACAGAGATGGATGAAAGACACATGACTAGACATGCTGACATACATACACAGCCCCTCAACCAAACacacagacacacacacacacacgcaatCACAGCACACACTACCCCAACAGACGGACACACACTACTCTGTCAGCTGGAGGGAAACCAATGTAGCATACAATTCTGTTCATCATATTGTCCACAGAGACAAAAGTAAATATTAAAGGGCACCACGCAAGGACCCAATTCCCATTTCTGTTACTTTTGTTTCCTTTATCGTTCTTGACCAAATTCCATGCATGCATACTTGCTTACAAGAAAGATGACACAAAAACCATCTTATTCGATACTTCAGGGGCTTAAATCTTTTGTTTGGAGCAATTATACTCTTGATGATTTCAGGGTTTCGTTGTTCATCAGGTATAAGTCAGTAAATTGAAAGACAAAGATCGGAGCAGTGTGTGCTgtgtttttttccttctctcagTTGATAAAGGATAGAAAGTGAGAGAATAAGGGGAAAAAAGGGCAATATATGATCGTGACAAGACGAGAAATCAGTGGGGGCGACCCTGATTTCCATTTCCAATCCTTCTTCCATTCCCAGGCACAGCCTCCGTCCCCACAATTCTCTCCTCTTTCACCATCATCTCCATCATATGCTCTTGTCCTTGTCTCCATTTGCTTGTTTCTACatgtaacttttttttattcatcACTATTGCCACAAAAATGACTGGTAACAACTGTTAAACGACTAATATGAAATTCCAGGCACCCTTAGTTTACTATTTTTACCTTTATATCTTTTGCGCGACGGATCTTCTGTCCTACATTTTGTGTTATTTtctgtcccattttttattatattactatttttccttcataaatatcatgttttagttcttttttattttcttacgattcaataactattaattcagtaaaaaataaatacaacagcttaaaaaaagcaatatataatagaaaattaaaaaatacagcagaaaatgcataaaagatctcattttttttatgcattttgattttttgagtttgttaaattttgtgtattactgaaTTAGTAGTTATTGggtcttaaggaaacaaaaaagaactaaaacatgatatttatgaaggaaaaataTCAATATCCTGCGTCTCCTGTACCATCACATGATATTTATAATACGTTTCTAAATCACATATCTGCGTCTCCTGTACCATCACATCCTAAAAAGTATTAAAATGAtttcttttcaaaaactcttgaaaaatttcaatccaaacaaaccttcTCGTATATGCGTCAGGTGAGGCTTGAACCCTCAAACTGGTACACAATTAGGACTTTAAAAAGATCTTTCTGGCCAACATCTAAAATAATAGATTGGAATACACGCAACTTTAACATGTAATGTCTCTGAAATAAAATTTTGGGTGCAGTGTAACAATAGTAGTGTTACGGGGAAAATTGACAGCACAAATAGAAACAGCAAAGGGTAATAAAGATTATAAACCGTAATCATGAAAAATCTCAAACGGGATGGATGTTAACATAAATAACCCTACATGGTTGATTTTTCATACCAGATCAGGGGGCACTTGGCATGCAATCCCATATGGTGGAGATAACAGGGAAAATGAGAGAGATTTAATGGCCCACCAATGACAGTGGCTTGGTTGACGATGCATGTAACGAGGACAAAGCTGCATTGCTTTATTCCAGAAAGCTTCTATTCATCATTGCTCGTGTTATATGttcttctctttttatttttagatcTCAGGTCTCCATATCTAAGGTAGCTAGCTAGAAAAACAGTAGTAATTCTGATTGTTTGAATCAAAGCAAGCTAACAAACAAGTAGCATTACTTTATATCTCGCGAAAGCTGAGTTACAATCAAGCCGAACTCGTTCGACGAATGCACTTTATCTATTTTATCTCCAAGCACATTTGAGATACTGCGTCAACACAAACAAGTGCATCAGCAgattaaacaaataaattgcCCGCCTGCTATggcaaatatatatttttttttctggaggTTTATGGAATGGAGGGTACAATCTCAAGAGACTTGGCATGGTGACATTCAACACTGCCTTTGAGAACCTGCTAGGTTTTCACCTAGTTGTTTAAAGAATGCCAAAATAGTAGTGAATATTAGCCTATTATTAGGTAGCTCTCTCTGGCCTTCAACTGGGCACAAGATAGGTTACAAAACATGTGCAGGAAATGTTTGCCCCTGGCAAAGAGTACTTCTGGAATTGACCTTAGTAGCAATTGGAATCAGTAGTCCAAAGGAAATGACCTTAGTAGCAATTGACTTTAGTAGCAATAGGAGTCAGTAGGTTTGGCCCATACCGAGCAGCTTGAGCCCTAGCTCTTCTTAGCCATTGAACAAaacccttcttttttcttttttttcattttttggccCTTTTAGATCACTGAACCAATTCCTTGGTCGTTAAACATCATCAAAATTGTTAATAACTTCTCTATGCGCGCCTGCAATTTCTGAAACAATTAGTAGAGTATTAGACGAATGAAAATAATGCATCAATAATACTGTATCACAACAATCTTGCTCCTAAAAAATAGAACTTTTTCAAAGGTGAGGGTGACATTTGACTTGATGCAGGTCTAAATAATTGGTGCATGTGAGTGTTGCAGGGTAGCAGCAAGGAAGGCTTCAGTCAGATCAGATTTTGTTAGTTGCAGTGGTCTAGCATAGTATGGCCCCATCATTATTTTGTGATGTGTGTGGGTTTTGAGGAAGCTACACACAAAGCCAAGGAATCAAACACTTCTATGTTTGGGCTGACAGTCTCAAATGCTTCCTCCACTACCATCCACCTTTCACTCGAACAGAAACTAGTCTTTGTCATCCTCACAGACCATATACATACAACAAATCTTTGCTTGCAATTCGCACGATAATTTGCCCATCCCACCTTTTTTATCATTATTGTAGTTCATTAGCATAACTTTCACCTACATATTTATAATACCAGCCTgtctccttttattttttttttaccaaaaaacaaaataaattgatTCGTCTAGAAATATACTACCTCATTTGCTGTGGTCAtcagttttgaatttttgaccACGAACTTTTAACAATCCAAGGATAAggaaatgattttttttgtaaagaCAAGAAATTCTGAAATACACCAAAACcctttttttggaattttttccGGTGTTTCTTCTCTGTCGTAACCTCTTTACAATTTTCTTGTTAATGTggagtacaaaaaaaaaaaaaaatggaggaaGTGGGATGACGTCACTTCATACACCAAAAGGGCATAAAAAGGAGACTATTTTTCGGATGTAAGTTCAAGCACCCCACCCccctaaaaaaagaaaaaaaaaaaaaaaaagagatacgCTTAGAAACGTTAAAAAGTAGGTAGAGACAAAGGTAGACACAGAGCTTTGATGGACAATCAGGCGTGCAAATAAAAGATAAGGGCAAATCACCTAAAGCACGCTTTGTGTTCTACTTAGGACTCCATGACTTCATGCCCCTATAAACAATCCAAAACGTCAAACCATGCTTTAGAGCAAACAAATTCAATTCTAAATCCTTTAGGATTAGACAACTTGCGAACCATCTCAATTGAGTATTGGGTCTGGAGGTTTCTATGGAAAGATGAAGAAATGAGGAGTGGAGTTTAGTGGACAGAAGAAACAACGACTAAAATGTCCACTGTCCCTGGTTTCATGTATTCCCTAAATGATGTAATATATTATCACGGATAGCTAAGAGTTAGATGTGCAACGTTC
The genomic region above belongs to Coffea arabica cultivar ET-39 chromosome 7c, Coffea Arabica ET-39 HiFi, whole genome shotgun sequence and contains:
- the LOC113698694 gene encoding zinc-finger homeodomain protein 2-like, whose translation is MEFEDQEENEGVEMELGPSYDSLGNSNSTRVSNKVPSPVEMSAEPTSQRKPRYRECLKNHAVGIGGHAVDGCGEFLAAGAEGTLDALKCAACNCHRNFHRKEALPGLPPHDPFHLYHHHYHQQPPPPPPQLLTYRTPSGYLHVSPPQQNRPLALPSISGGGEHEDMSNMNTSGGGGSGGGGGGFVGSSKKRFRTKFSQEQKEKMSDLAEKLGWKIQKQDEEVVQQLCNELGIKRQVLKVWMHNNKHTLGKKP